CAATTTCGTGTCCAACCCTTGATGATATTGGGAAGCACGCAACTTCACCTAAAAGAGCTTTTGCCTAACCCTTTACAATATCGTCATATTGTAAGGACTATTATAAAACTTCAGGATAAATTTGGACCAAATACAATTGAATGGGGAGACCCAGTAGACCATCTTATCCGCTTTAGAACCCGAATTCAACATTGTATCAATAATGTTAATATTCAAGCAAATGGAGATATAGTCCCCTCTCCCTATCTTCCTATAAGTGTAGGGAATATAAGGAGGCATAGCTTTAAAAAATATTGGGATGCTGGATTGGTGAAGATATGGGAACTTCCTGTAATCCAAAGAATGGCAGAAAGAATCTGCTCAGTCCCTGATTTTGGAAGGAAAGAGGAGGGAATCCCTACAGTATGGTTTGAGAAAAATATAGAGATAGATATTATAGATAATAAGGAGGTTTTTTGGTAATGGGAAAAGCATATCCAATATTTAAGAGAGAGAATCTTTTATATGAACGGGAAGAAAAAGATGAATGCTGGACTATTATCCCAAAATTTCATCCTGAGACAAGGGAATTGGTGATAAATAAGACAGCAAGGAAGGTTTTAGAACTATGCGATGGAAACAAAACCATTGAAGAGATAGAAAAGGAGATGAACAATCTTTATCCTAAAGTTTCCAGGGATGTAATTGAAAGGGATGTGAATGAGACTATAGGGAAGTTTTCTCGTCTTCTAATTATTGAATGGAAGGGAGAAAATCCATTTCTTTATAGAAGAAAGGAGGATATTTCCAATGGCTTTTCCTTAAGCATAGCCCAGGAGGATGATATTTTAAGGATTAAAGAATTTATGCAAAAACTTACAAAAGATA
The bacterium DNA segment above includes these coding regions:
- a CDS encoding PqqD family protein, yielding MGKAYPIFKRENLLYEREEKDECWTIIPKFHPETRELVINKTARKVLELCDGNKTIEEIEKEMNNLYPKVSRDVIERDVNETIGKFSRLLIIEWKGENPFLYRRKEDISNGFSLSIAQEDDILRIKEFMQKLTKDKKKEGLFYIRIPLFLFLITRRK
- a CDS encoding radical SAM protein; translated protein: MLCKSAKILSGVGITVSLVTNGSLLTKEKAERLVENGVTRPQVSLDGAREETHERLRQYKGAFKLAISAISYFAQTKGYEEIMVAFTPTGFNYTELEDTFYLTRDLGVEQFRVQPLMILGSTQLHLKELLPNPLQYRHIVRTIIKLQDKFGPNTIEWGDPVDHLIRFRTRIQHCINNVNIQANGDIVPSPYLPISVGNIRRHSFKKYWDAGLVKIWELPVIQRMAERICSVPDFGRKEEGIPTVWFEKNIEIDIIDNKEVFW